In Myripristis murdjan chromosome 23, fMyrMur1.1, whole genome shotgun sequence, the DNA window TGCTTTTTTAAACGTAATGATTATAAATTAAACTTTGCAGTAATTGGTACATTTAATAGTCTCAAGTCTGTATTTTTCTATTCACCACGTGTCTTAAACTCACTGAAATTGGAAATGATTTTGAGTCTCTTAAATGGataaaaaatatgattaaatgTCGTTGATTTAAAGGTTTTTATTATGTGTGCTGTTGTGACCAAAacttgaaagttttttttttttttttttttttaacaaaacaaccaaaagaaataaattaaaaacaaagaggaaggaaagttGGGTCATGGAAGTGATCTGACTTTTAGGGAAAGCCATGCAAGCCCTTTCAGTTTAGTTCATTTGCATTTGAGGTAAAGAAAAGTACAGTGATAGGAAGAGGTGGAAATGAATCACTTGtacaaatcagaaaaaaaaaatccccacatGGCTGATGACATATCCAAGAAGCTGAACAGCGcttgtttcctctgtctgctgtgcTGTCGGGGTCTGACCCAGAtgtttctgtctccctcccctccagctGTGATCATGTCGTCGGTGCTGCAGAAGCTGATCACCCCCCTGGCCAGCGGACCCGCTGAGCCACCCAGGAACAAAGTGACAGTAGTGGGGGTGGGCCAGGTGGGCATGGCCTGTGCCATCAGCATCCTGCTCCGGGTAAGAGCAACAAAGCCTTCAGCATGTCTTGACTTGAAACAGAAGCCTCTTAAATGTAAAAAGAGAAGTATTAATCCAATATGAAACTGCATGGAGTAACAAATACAGGTTTACAAAGCATGCAGGGGCTCCCCACTTATTTTTCCAGTGTTTAGCtggtgtgagtgagtcagtggaTGTTTGGCTGTTGCATCTGTTATCACAATAGTAAACTTTTTGTTGTTAGGGTGCAACTagtaattattttcattgtccattcatgtatttgttatttttttagtaCCCAATTAATAATCAAGCCTATTAAGTGTCATGGGAAGGTAGCAGTGAACCAATAAAACcccaaagtattcattttaGAGAAAAGTAAGAcaatcttagcatcttagtgaagctggaatcagctgtgttggatgatttctatatttttatttgatacCTGACTAACAGCTCTCCTCTCCCGGGGCAGGATCTGGCTGACGAGCTGGCTCTGGTTGATGTGATGGAGGATCGTCTGAAAGGAGAGATGATGGACCTGCAGCATGGCAGCCTTTTCCTCAAGACATCCAAGATAGTCGCTGACAAAGGTTCGGACTATCTGTGCTCACATACAGGAACATTACACTGAATATTTCTCAGTCTCcctttgaggaaaaaacaaatttgaagtCACTGCTGAATCCATAATAGTTTTATTCATGAGTCAGAATAAGTTTTATCGGCAGATTGGTAGAATTGTGATGAAATTGTAAAGCCACTATTtagtcatttatattttaataatgatTTGTCCCTGTCTCTCCTTCAACTCTCACTTTCCAcctatttttctttccttgtttgTATTTCTCTCGCTCTGCtatgcctcttcctctctgcttccaTCTCTCTACTCTCTCACTCCCacttcttctccatctctctccttattttcttccacctctttccttccccctccctctctccttctcactcgTTCTCCAGATTACGCGGTGACGGCCAACTCTCGCCTGGTGGTGGTGACGGCCGGCGTTCGCCAGCAGGAGGGTGAGAGCCGCCTCAACCTGGTGCAGAGGAACGTCAACGTCTTCAAGATGATCATCCCCCAGATCATGAAGTACAGTCCCAACTGCACCCTCATCGTGGTCTCCAACCCcggtacaaacacaaacacacacatcagcagcgAGCTGTAGTTTTGGGGTTAAATGTCGTTGTAATGACAGACGTTTTCACACACCCTCTGCAGTTGACGTGCTGACCTACGTGACCTGGAAGCTGAGCGGTCTGCCCAAACACCGCGTCATCGGCAGCGGGACCAACCTGGACTCCGCCCGCTTCCGCTACCTGATGGCTGAACGTCTCGGGATCCACGCCTCCTCCTTCAACGGCTGGGTGCTGGGGGAGCACGGAGACACCAGTGGTGGGTAGACAGATAAACACGGGGTGGGATAATCAGGGCGTTTGGTTAAAGGCGAGGCCATGGAGGAGTATTTTGAATTCTGGCAGTGACTGGAGAGagggctgagagagaaagagcagattGGGTAGAAGAGACaagaagtgaaaaataaaacacacaaacaaacaaacaaacaaaaaaaaccttctgtCCTTTCCTCCTGAGCCCTTACTTTTCCTCAATCTATTCTCTCATGCATCACAGGTCTAGGGTTATAGAAATATTGAAGCATTAATACACAAGAGGGCATGCTGTACTCTGCAGTGTCAGGACTGGTATGCTGTTGTGATTACACCACAGTTTCACTATTGATTCGTTATTGATTTTGTTATCGGCTGCTGAGAAAATGCTGCAAAGAGAAATAGTTGGGCCTACATGACTGTTACTGTGTATCAGCTGCCACACTTTGACAGGCCACTTTGTATTAGCTCAGTTTTTAAAGAAGGCGGAGTGATACCTATACAGTACTGAGAGGTATTACTGCTCATCAGAGTGactctcagccaatcaaaacGCAAGATCTGAACTGATTGTGGAGTAATTGTTAGTATGTTGTCAGGGCATCTTTTGTGCATCTAGTAAAATAATCTCATTCTACTTTTAATGACACGATAAATACCACTGAGCAAACGTATTTTGCAATGACACTTAATGTTGCAGCATTAATGTAAAACAAACCAATGAATTTCCAAGTTTCTAAGGTATGTTCTTTTGAGAATTCAATGCATTCCTCgttctttaccacatcataatAAAGTGGGGTgacctcccatttgaaactgcatagtctgcttTAAAGCACTTTAATCCCTAGAAATTATATAACATGATATTAGCAAACTGCATGTGAACTTGGCTGGAAACCAAACAGATGAGAGAAGCAGAGCATGTGACAGTGAGTCCAGCTCTCTCTGGATGGAGCTGCTCAGGAGACAGTTTGGGTTTCACTCATAgatttcattttgtcagaggAGATGGAGTCTGTTTGGAGAGGCTATGGAGAGGTTTAGTTTAGCTGAAAATCTTACCCAGTGCATCCTTAATTacttagtgtgtgtatgtttgtgtgcgtgtgtgttttttttctagtgCCTGTATGGAGCGGCGCAAATGTAGCAGGAGTCAACCTGCAGAAGCTGAACCCTGAGATCGGCACTGATGCCGATAAGGAACAGTGGAAGGCCACACACAAGGCTGTGGTCGACAGGTAcgatgcatgtgtgtttgtgtgtgtgtctgagacagagagagagagagggagagagagagagagagagagagagagacagacagacagagagagagagagagagagagagagagagagagagaatgtgagagaAATGGATAGAGTAGTATGAATGGATGACAGCATTAAAAGCTGTGGTCTAGCTTATCAAAAATCAGTTATAGCTACAATAGTGAACCTGCATCCATGTATGAAAGCtgttataacttgtttttaattgctcgataatgatttataaagcgtttacaacctaattaacaAGCTGATTAGAAAACATTCATAAACACTTTATAAGGATAATCCACTGATTTTTTGGTGTTATGTAACCTTTTAGGCATAAAATCCCCATATAGGATGTCTTTAACCCTCCATTAGCAGATCACATTGAAGCTTTACCAAATTCATCACTACCTGACTTCAAAAACGTTGCAACCCTGATGGTTTCAGGACCGGTTGTTTTCTTGAGCCTGTTcgtttcaggtcatttcttcacTCTTGGAACTAAACCCTGCTGCCGCGTAATATTAGCCAACGCTCTGCTTGCTTGAGGGAATTCGGTTCTCTGTCTGGAAACACCAGCGTCACGTTTTGAACGCCCCCTCCCTTTTGTGAGCCCCTTCTTAGTTCACATTCTTTCAAGTGAAAAGAACTGGAAGGAAAtatggtcattttattttgtctgttcaGAAAGCACTTACAGTAAGTCAGCCCTTTTTTAAGTAAATGTACTGAGAAGGATCCAGCTCTTAATGAACAGTATTCAGACAAGGAAGACACAGTCAGTGAGGGCCTCATTTATGCAGAAAAAGAGAATATCTTATGAAAAATCTTGTAATATTATCTTCTTGAAGCACAAATCTTATTCCCTCACGGCTGTTTAATAGAGATGCACTCAAGAGATTCACACCACAAAGATGTAAACATCTCCAGCCTTAAATTACCAGAGCAATAATATGATATACATTAATAATGCATATGCACAATATTGTCTGTGTCATTACTTAACGTCCTGTCTCAGTACCAGAGCTGTGAGTGATTGAGAGGATGCTTTTATCTGCAGCGCTCTACATACCATGGGTAATTACATTTTTAGTGCAAGTGGCCCCCAGTGGGAATGTAACCTCTAACCTTGGCAGTGTTAATGTAAGCTCTGCACATTAAGTGCTTGTCAACGCCGAGGCTATTGTGCATCGGGGGGGACTGCCTCCCTAATAGGTGGTCGTTGTTTGGAAATCAGTGCTTTGAAAGTTGACCACAAACTTTGCATCATATCCAAATACAAACCAGCCCTCCAGCACAATGAGAAGGAGAAATTGTCCTCGAGTGCTACAGCGTTTACTCTGAAACATCCTAAAAcatactgcattttatttattattatttatttgatagggacagaGCACATTAATGTACATCAGTGTAAAATACAAGATGCAGACATGCTAATGATAATTTACATCCAGgtaagaggttaaaaaaaaacaaaacagcaatacacataacaatatgcaaatacacaaatagaaaaaaaacattataagtACATTATATATAAGTCCAGTTAAAAGTGATGAGAGTTCTGGTTTGCCTTTAGTCCAGCTTGAGAAAAGACTTGTTACTGAACTCTGCTCTTCACTTAAACACGTCAAACCTCACTGAGCTCAGCATGAGACCAGCGGGCGGCGTGCACGGCCCTCGTCTCTGCAGCCACACGTGCCAAATCACATTTCCATACACACCTCCGGGATCACGTCTGTGAGTCATGAGACCTCTCTGGTCTCATGACTGaaacactggcaaaaaaaaaaatgaatcaaggCAGAGATGAATttacgtttcatttttatggaTTTGAAGCCTCGTGATGACATAATTCCCCGCACCACAAGAGACAGGAGCATGCCAAAGTTGGGGTTAAAGCAAAAtggatttaaaatgtcagtttaATGCATTAGATCACAGTAATAGGTGAAAGTAACTTCATAAATAAAGGGCAATAATAAGAGGGATTCATAATATCACAGCTTGTGTTATTCTTTTTTGCATTATTAGTTAGTGTGACAATTGAAAATATGCTACACTCCTtagtaataagtaataataCCTTGCTAATATAATAATGTCATGCAATTAGCAGGTTTTATTACAATTTCAATACATTTAgagacattattattattcatagtagtagtagtcgtagtagaagtagtagtaatatATCATGTTACTTCTTGCCCTTATTGCTTTTCTGGAAATAAAATTgacttttgttcattttggtcGCTGTTTTCCTCATGATGATGACCGTCTGGAGGTCATAGTTTCACagacctagacacacacacacacacacacacacacatacactgcacacacacactgccacagaCAATTCTCTATGCATGTTAATGGAGTGCTGTGTCCTGTTGCAGTGCCTACGAGGTGATCAAGCTGAAGGGCTACACCAACTGGGCCATCGGCCTGAGTGTCGCCGACCTGACCGAGAGCATCGTCAAAAACATGAACCGCATCCACCCCGTCTCCACCATGGTCAAGgtcagaggaacacacacacacacacacacacacacacacacacacacacacacacacacacacacacacacacacacacacatgcacacacaaacacaaacagagagagaaaatacacacatagatagacttagatgcatgcacatttctttaaattgtattgcttctcttttctttgtctgttcagccatcgtggctatcactgctcactCTAGCTGctcagttcttcttcttcctctgtttcttccaAACAAGTCACTGCTCTTGCTGGAAACGTAACACACATTACTTCCTGTGTCAGAGGATTTTTCTAGGGATTATCTTATACATTACCTCAGAGGTTCCCATACCAGCCTTCAAGGCCCCCGTGTCCTGCAGGTTTTCGTTCCAgttctactcttgcacacctgacccaattaaggcccacacaccttcatgcacgccctgctcaggtagatctgtttcaaccaatgaagcccttaaatggatcaggtgtgaaagagtagagctgaaacaaaaacctgcaggacaggggggcctcGAGGACTGATTTGGGAAGCGTTAactgtttagaacagcaaaaataaatgctTTCATGTTCTTGCTTTGGGTTGAATCACCATTCTGTTCTATTGATTTGTGATTGAGAAGAGCAAAACATGttgatttatgagaaaacatCATCGATGATCACTTTTAATGCTGCTATGGCATTCCTGTATGCACATCTCTCTTGTTTGCATCAAGTGTGTGCTCTCCCTCACCGAactgtgtgttgatgtgtgtgtttctccaggaCATGTACGGCATCACCGAGGAGGTCTTCCTGTCCCTGCCGTGTGTGTTGAGCAGCGGAGGGGTGAGCAGCGTGGTCAACATGACCCTGACCGACGCCGAGGTGTCCCAGCTGAGGAAGAGTGCCGACACGCTGTGGGGCATCCAGAAGGACCTGAAGGACATCTGAGTGGCTCcggcacagccacacacatcaATGTAGACCCCCCTCCCACGTGTGTGTCGAGcgtgcacaccaacacacacactcccctaaCGTACGCACACGCTCCTAATTTTTTTAAcgcccttttttcttttaaaccaACTCACTTGCTCTTATTTTCAAGGACAATACCGGTGTTTTTAAGTTTGTTGCAGTAGTATATGCTGCCCCTTTCCTCTCCATTACTCCTGCTGGTGTCTGCACACAATCAGCATAATTCAAGATATCAGGGCTCGTTTTCCAACCTTCAGGAGAAGCCATTTACTGCCACACATTTttgtacaatatgaaaaaaaataaacaaactcaaACTGCCTGAGCTATCCATCACAGCAAGCAGTAAGCCTTAATTTGGTTTTGTCAGAACATTCAAAGCTGTGTTGTTATCTCTTTGTGTCAGAGTCGAGTGTTTTCACATCACTTTGCTCTTCATGTTACACTCATTTCTCAAAAATTAGTCGCCTTACTAACTTAAACGTCACATCTCTGTCTTCTCATGTGGGGCATCTTTGTTATCCAGGACGCACAGGACGATAACgtttttaaaaacagtaaatctgagtaaatgttaaatgtaattaGCATGAAACATCGGGGGGAAATGTAAACTAGACAGAAGTAAATGAACTTGTTGCTCGAAATGACACCGGTATTctcctttttaaaatgaagcaCACCTGCCCCCCTAAAAACCAGTAGGTtgctgtgttattgtgtttgtgcaacAAACCCGGTGTTAGAAGATCCAAGCTGACTCGTATTACCTTCCACGGATTCTTGTGCTGCAAAAGTGTTGAGCCAGGATcaagcaaaaccaaaaaaaaaaaaaaaaaaaaatcacaaaaaacaaagtgtctgtgtgttcctcctccACTTGTTAGTTTGCACTGGAGTCGTTCGTTCCCCGCAGGGaatcacagaaagaaagaccCTAAACGTCTAGAGAAAGACCTTGAAAACATAGTGAGACACTGTCGTCCTGCCTTTGTCTAACAATGGTACCTTGTAGCAGAAAAACAACTCAACACGTAGATCAAAACACGTTAAATTTCAAAACCGCCTGTGTTgaagagggatttttttcttcaccccCTGTTTGTTTGGTCATGTcaaagggagatggagaggcgGGGGAAGAGTTGAAACGTCAAacttgatcattttttttttctttttttaattttaaacatCAGCTGTGATTGTCAAAACCCGTGTTGTAAATCGTGTTGGAAACAGCGACGTGTAACTTAATAAATTTCAACCttatgtgttactgtgtgtgtgtgttttgtgtccaggtATGGTTCAATTAGTGGCTCAACATGATTATGGTGCACTGCACTGCCCTCTTGTGGTTGAATCTAGCCACTGATTTATAAaatacagatttatttatttatttatttattattttataatttgttAGTTTCATTTGGGGTTGAAAACTGATAAGATGAGAAATGAGCTCAATGAGGCTTCATAGCAAATATGTGTACAAAAGTTTTATTCAAGCAAATACTTTCATGTTAAGTAAAAAGCTTTTTTCGACACATTTATGGAAGAAATTTGTCAAACATGGACTTcaaacactgacaacaacaGATTGGACAGAAAACCCTCACTAAACAGACTTGTGCTTCAGGTTGGCACCTCCAGTTCTCTTGGATAGAGAAAACCAGGCAATAAATCACTTGTCCTTGGTCTTTTTAGGGCGCCTTTGTACAGGTAGCCGGTGTAACGCTTTCCAAAGCGGAGCCCAAACGGGTTCATGTTGAATTTACTCCGCCGGTCGTTGCACAGGAGCTGCCGCTGGTCGTCATTTTCCCTCAGGGAGAAACACAGGTTGGGATCCTCCGCAAGAAAATCACTCACGGCTCTCCTGTTGACCTCCGAGAGCTCCGGGaagcctgcagctcctcctgagCAAACAAGGAATCAGCTGTTAGTTTACTACTCAAAACAGCATTTCCAAAATTTCGTTggagaaaatataaataaggtAAACAAAAGCCCCCAAGTCCATCATTCAAACTTTTAACCCTCTTCATAAAggtgtaattttaatttaattatttaaaaaaaaaaaacattttaaacgtATAAAAGTCTTTGTCAACCATAGATctactttaaaaaataagaataaaatatcaTTATTGGTTTTAACTGCTATCAGTCATTTTTACAAATGGCAGATGGTAACAAAAATGGTTACAGAAGCCTTCAGTTGCATATTATGTGCCATTAAATGTGTAACAGTTAAGCTTACAGTTTTggaaattttgatattttttaatcctgttttctgaattaataataaaaaggatAAGAATAATTAGACAATTAATAAGATAAGAATAATTACTAATGGTTCAGATtgctcagggtttttttttttttttttttttttttttttttgtatactaATGATCATAGAGGTGTAACTCGGTTTTCCTGTCAAAGCCAGCCTCCTCACACTCACCTattgtgtgtgtccactgtgaGGACTCAAAGCCGCGGAGAGAGGCTCCAGAAGTTCCTCCGTCCTGACAGATGATCAGACCGCAGACCAGGACAAGAGCCAAAACTCTCATTTTTGTAAGAAAGTCCACACAGTCTCTGTCTGAATCCGGTCAAAGCAGCGTGTGGCGATAATGGTCACCTACTCACCAGGTAATGTCATGTGTAAACTCGCAGTTTTTATATTCAGACCGGCGCGACCCGCTGCTCGCCCGgacggcagccaatcagagccgtTTGCGTCTCCGGGAGCAAATTGCGGCGCTGTCCGCGACTTCTGGTGCTGAAATGCATTATTCATCAGCTCTTCCCGGAAAATGTTGACAATTGCCACTCACTTTGCAGCTGAAAACATTCATGCATCAGTAAATAAGGCCCGTTGCCGTGTTACCGCATGTTCACGCACAGGGAGCTGTGGAACATCATATCACTGCAAAACTGCCAGCACACACTGTCAACCTTTACCTTTTCCAGATAAAGCTCCTCCGTGTGGCATCAAGTGCTGCTGGAGAATTTGGAGGCCCGAATCACAAATTCATCTGGCATTTATGTCTCTGCTATTTTGATTGAATGAAGTTTCCATGCTAAACCGCAGCTGTCTactatatgttttatatttgtcttTATTATAGGATAGACACAGTGAGATACATACTTATATAAACACATATAGATCATATCTGCTGCGTGTGTCTGCTAATAAATATGCTCTGTGACACTTGGTGGTAATTTATGTCTCTGTGAACAGGCTACAACATGAACAATGCGTGGATGATCAAAGGGCGTTGACAAGATCTGCTGACATGAGATTGGGTCTATTTTGAGATTTAATacataacagaaaataaattaataaagaagACAGCAGAAATTACTGTAACAGGCAAAATGAAGCTGTTTTGAAAGGTGATATATAGATAAAGAAGTTCTTcctcttctacttcttcttcctcttctactgaatattattattattattagaagtaAAAACAGTTGTAATAGTTGTTGTTATAGTAGTGTAGTGAATTAGTGGCCCTCTTTTGAAAGTAGTAAATATAATTTTTACTGGTCTCTGCATGTTAATAAGGCTGAGCTccgctgtgtgttttcctcgtGTGCACAAATGGCTCTGCCAAAACTTTCACCTTGACGTCCGTGGACTTCAGTCTGGTGAATGCAAACTTCCCCTCCTGCTGGCTGAGGGTGAGGTTCAGCAGGCGGAGTGGCAGTCCTTCCCCCTAGTCCATTTTTATCTTGTCTGGTTGAACTCCTAGAGGACTGTCCAAGCtgagcaaagagagaaaaggcaaaGTCTTTTCGCCACGCTCTCCGTCGTCCCACGAACCCCCAGGCCCTGCAGGACTGTGCCCAGCTGTTCTCGCTCCACCTCCAGGCCTTGTTAGAGGTTTTGTAGACAGTCcaggctccaggctccaggtGGTGTTGGACCCCTAAACATCTCAAGATGCCTCTGTCCCGTTCCTTGTCCATGACGTCGCTGAGTGGGGTGCTGCCCCAGTGGGAGGACGACCAGCTGCCTGTGGAGGACCTGCTGCTCTTTGAGGTGGCCTGGGAGGTCACCAACAAAGGTCAGtgttagataaaaaaaaaaaaaaaaagcaaaaaaacaactgaaacttCACTCATCCATACAACTTGTCTCTTGTGTGTTGATGCTTCAGAAGGGCTAGGTTAGATGCTTGATTTACACACAGATCTGTATCATCCACACATGAA includes these proteins:
- the ldhba gene encoding L-lactate dehydrogenase B-A chain, with the translated sequence MSSVLQKLITPLASGPAEPPRNKVTVVGVGQVGMACAISILLRDLADELALVDVMEDRLKGEMMDLQHGSLFLKTSKIVADKDYAVTANSRLVVVTAGVRQQEGESRLNLVQRNVNVFKMIIPQIMKYSPNCTLIVVSNPVDVLTYVTWKLSGLPKHRVIGSGTNLDSARFRYLMAERLGIHASSFNGWVLGEHGDTSVPVWSGANVAGVNLQKLNPEIGTDADKEQWKATHKAVVDSAYEVIKLKGYTNWAIGLSVADLTESIVKNMNRIHPVSTMVKDMYGITEEVFLSLPCVLSSGGVSSVVNMTLTDAEVSQLRKSADTLWGIQKDLKDI